The genomic region CACACCGCCGCACCGGCCGTCCCGAGCAGCACGGCCACCAGAGTCCCTTCCGGAGCATCCGCTCCTGCGGTCCTGCCGCTCGCCCCGACCGCGACGCCGATCCGCCCCGTGCCGTCCGGACTGTCCACCCCGTCCGGATTGACCGCCCCGCCGGGGCCGTCCGCCCCGCCCGGGCCGACCGGACCGCCCGCCAGGCGTACGCCGCCCGACCGTCCCCCCGGGCCGTCGGGGCTGTCGACCCGCCGCACCGGCCCGGTCCGCCTGGCGCAGCCCGTCGGACCGCCCAACCGCCGCAGCGACGGCCGCCGGACGACCGGTAAGGCCCTGGCGGTGCCTGATTCGCCGCAGCTCGAGCGCCGGCTGCGCCCGCTCTTCCAGGGCCTGGCACCGACCAGTGGCATCGCGGTCGCCGTGATCCACGGTGACGAGCGGACCGTCGCCTGCCGGGGCTTCACCGACGCGGCAGCGCGACGGCCGGTCCGTGCGGACACCAGGTTCGAACTCGGCTCGGTCACCAAGACCTTCACCGCCCTGCTGCTCGCCGAGATGGTGGCGCGCGGCGAGGTCCGGTACGACGATCCGATCGATGCCTACCTGCCGGCGGACTCGATCCCCGGCTACCCGAAGGAGCGGCCGATCACCCTGCTCCACCTGGCCACCCACACCTCCGGTCTGCCCCGACTGCCGGTCGGCCTGCTGCCGAGCGCGATGCCGTACTGGTTCACCCGACCGTGTGCCACCTTCGGCGTCACCCATGTGCTTCGCTCGCTTCCCCGCACGCCCGTGCGGGGAACGCCGGGCACCCAGGTGCGCTACTCCAGCCTCGGCTGCGGTCTGCTCGGGCTGGCGCTGCAGAACGCGGCGGGCAGCCGCTACGAGGATCTGCTCGCCAGCAGGGTGTGCGGGCCGCTCGGGCTGGTCGACACCTCGTGCGGGGCGGGCGGGGAGGCGGGCAGTGGCTACCGGCGGGGCCGACGAGTCCCGTCGTTCCGGATCCCGGCGCTCCCCGGGGCCGCCGCACTGCGGTCCAGCGCCGACGACATGCTGCGCTACCTGCAGGCACTGCTGACCGCGGACAAGTCATGGAACAGCCGCCTCGACGCGTTCCGCATGTCGGGTCAGCCGCCGCTGGAGCCCGACTCCTCGCTGCGGATCGCGCTGAGCGAGGTCAACCGTCCGCGAGTGGCCTGGCGGCTCGCCGGGACGAGGATGTGCCTCGGTTGGAAGCAGCGCCCTGCTGAACCGATCGACGGTCGCGGCCGCACGGGCGAGGAGCGCGGCGGGCCGGAGCACGATGGCTCGGCTCGGGAACTGGTCTTCCACGAAGGCAGCACCCGGGGCTTCCTGGCCTTCGCCGGCTTCAGCCCGAAGACCGGCACCGGGCTGGTCGCTCTGGTCAGCTCGCCCGCCGACCGACGCCGACGGTTCCTGCAGACCGCCTACGAGACCTTCCGCGGCCTCGCGGCGGACCAGTGATCCCGTGCCCTTCGACTGATGGACAGACACCGGAGCCTCCCACGCAGCGCGCGGGAGGCTCCGGTGTCTGTCGGTGGGAACCCGGCTGGATCAGCTCTCGCCGGCGCCGGTCGGCAGCTGGGACTGGATGAGGTTCATGACGGTGGAGTCGGCGAGGGTGGTGGTGTCGCCGACTTCGCGGCCTTCGGCGATGTCGCGCAGCAGGCGGCGCATGATCTTGCCGGAGCGGGTCTTCGGCAGTTCGCTGACGACCTTGATCTGCTTGGGCTTGGCGATCGGGCCCAGG from Kitasatospora azatica KCTC 9699 harbors:
- a CDS encoding serine hydrolase domain-containing protein, which codes for MPDSPQLERRLRPLFQGLAPTSGIAVAVIHGDERTVACRGFTDAAARRPVRADTRFELGSVTKTFTALLLAEMVARGEVRYDDPIDAYLPADSIPGYPKERPITLLHLATHTSGLPRLPVGLLPSAMPYWFTRPCATFGVTHVLRSLPRTPVRGTPGTQVRYSSLGCGLLGLALQNAAGSRYEDLLASRVCGPLGLVDTSCGAGGEAGSGYRRGRRVPSFRIPALPGAAALRSSADDMLRYLQALLTADKSWNSRLDAFRMSGQPPLEPDSSLRIALSEVNRPRVAWRLAGTRMCLGWKQRPAEPIDGRGRTGEERGGPEHDGSARELVFHEGSTRGFLAFAGFSPKTGTGLVALVSSPADRRRRFLQTAYETFRGLAADQ